The Salmo salar chromosome ssa02, Ssal_v3.1, whole genome shotgun sequence genome segment gttggttgctgataatgggtctctgtacgcctatgtagatattccataaaaaatcagctgtttccagctaaaacagtcatttacaacattaacaatgtctacactgtatttctgatcaatttgatgttattttaatggacaaaaaatgtgattttctttcaaaaacaaggacatttccaagtgaccccaaacttttgtacGGTAGtttacatctacatgatgtattgttacaccatgtaggagcagtatagacctagtctgttcattatatacatctacatgatgtattgttacaccatgtaggatcagtatagaccttgtctgttcattatatacatctacatgatgtattgttacaccatgttggagcagtatagacctatagTAGCTGGCTACTTATTTAGGTTTAGTTTGACTTAATGAAACTGTCTTGAATGTGCTGTAGTAAACATGTTTTATTCCCactaatcaatcaacacattcaggtctttgtatgtctcaatataatagtattatttaattaaatccatgtaaaataatctttgtctgaaaataaaatatgatcctcaactgcgtttccctccagtcagcagacggcgatgtgcgtctttcaggcgatgctgccagcgtgacgtataatctagtggacggttcttcataaacagctcgtcaaccacctcggtagcttgctagctaacatacccGAAAGATTCAAGCTATTTATACGCTTTCGGTGTATATTACctactgtgttttagacacacgtctgtcgtatctacttgttaacttatttaatttaatattacgttattttgtattagtcagctatagtagctggctggttaagttagcactagcctagtcgctaatgatagctagctagctagcatccccgaacatgagctccctaaactactcgcctcatgttaaagaagaggaggtctgttggacggagaaagaagctctggggctgaacattgtcgtgaaagaggagaaggaagaagaggatgtCACAGTTAAACAAGAAGTAgaaggtgaggctgttacagtgaaagaagaggaagacgcgttcagagtgaaagaggatgaGGATGttactgttaaagaagaggaagtgaaagaggaggatgctgtTTTtagggtgaaagaggaggagggggagatgactgtcacattggaagaaGACGAGGATGAAGAGGATGAAACgggatatctgggcccggtttcccaaaggcatgttaaggcatccaatggttctaacgatgaacaggccctgattaacactagtaagtactgtcttaaaaacagaggcacaaactctgcagttgttgaactgatgtgtggtgttaaaggggaaatatgcaataactacatcaatttttggacttttaaattatttatttatagctattgattcttgaagaatataacacatgcctcatgagcttagttaaactgttgtaccccatcagaaccccaaataagctttttttactccaatgtttagaaacaatttaaatgataaacaaacACCGTAAacactcaacatggttaaaactataatgttgatatcatggatggtcagtccttgcatccgtaggtccgtctatgaatttgagagtagttacatttctccaaccccatcatcATCTTATAACTAAactagtggtggaatgacagctttgttattgtttgaactgctgaTTGATTGTTGTGTGGCTTGTTTAAAGGGACAAACTAGGTTTTAAACAGAAACAAATTGTCAGCCCTGacacttggtttggtaaacagttgagggatgggggctggagaaatgtaaccaccctcaaattcatagagaaagctattgtatcaaccgtaacccaacacctagcgacctcgtcaagaagttcagacatcttggcgtgacagttataaggtgttggcttgacagttgctggacccaggtttgagttcagctcaggacaaccccctgaattcactacactatgaatacaaggaCTAGCCATCCATAAGGTCAAAATGATTGTTTTAAACAAGATTTCAAGGCTATACAGTGCTTGTTTACAAACAGTGGCGTTTTTCAagcttatgttttggtttctgatggggtaatacagttgaaacatttgaggcatttataagttctattcttcaagaatcaatggttatatagtatatgggtctttctataactgccagtgtagatttcctgtgggggtcaaattgttagagctgttgataagtcattagctgtgttagaatactcatactaaccgtacAATTTGTGATGttaattgagtatatagtatgcttattggtcatagtgtgATGTTattatgccaaaagttcccggatgtcgtactaaattcacCAAAATATGACGTAAACACGCAGTacgttagggcccataatgcaaatcgttttcagatttgaagaaaatggcagaaaatatgcagccgaagtccaacgaaagcagatacaaattcattgctttaactaattatgccaaatgttaagaaaatgttgagcaatgtaataaagtaatgacttttcaaataagttaccgtACACGTtattttggctgacaatttgttagcatgttattacagcagtatgtactggtgtgttaactagctacctgacgttagttggctacttatacatcaaacttgccagtatattaactatattctatctaactaactacccaaagtttattgacttgattatacCTGtgattcttagcttagctaaatggtatagtcgttgtgctttctcaatggacattcgggtgctttcataaattcactctggctatttactctgatttcagagcgcACTCGTCTGATTACCAGAGAGCCGAATAATGAATTTACTagcgctcaacacccattgaatatgtccaggtgtcagtaaacgtagggAAAAAAAGCttaatttaaatgttttccagcagcacagttacagtcactctggataacatgaaaactgcctaaccagctctgctagggagaggAAAATGGTCagagtctcatttgtgtctggaagtagctagcaagctaagttCAGAACAGTCAAATCAACCCAACTCCTCGGCCGGAGCGTCCAGTGGCTCTGAGAgcgaaacggtctgaatttacaaacggacaacgGTCTGAATTTATGAAGCACTCTGGTATTCAAGATTGAATTTAAAAACACCTGAAGTCGTGAAATGTCTAACTAGTAATGTgttatgttaactagctagcaagaggttgcatagcaacaacaTAAACTTCCAGTAGACAGGAGAAGagcgctcaactgaaaggatacggTTCGGTTACAGTTTACagtttactacaattaactaatagtatgtagtatatactcattaagtatgtagttacagtatactacaattaaacTCTCTTGGGCAGGTAGGACGCTACTGTcccactcgccaacagccagtgaaatagcagggcgccaagtccaaaacaacaaaaatctcataattcaaatttctcaaacatacaccttttttacacaattttaaagataaacttctcgttaatccgaccacattgtccgatttcaaaaaggctttacggcgaaagcatagcattagattatgttaggacagcacctagacaagaaaaaccacacagccattttccaagcaaggagaggcatcacaaaaaacagaaatacagctaaaattaatcactaacctttgatgatcttcatcagatggcactcataggacttcatgttacacaatacatgtatgttttgctcgataaagttcatatttatatccaaaaaacacattttacattggcgtgtaatgttcagaaatgttttgcctcccaaaacttctggtgaatgagcacatcaatttacagaaatactcatcataaacgttgacaaaatatacaactgttattcaaagaattatagatacacttctccttaatgcaactgctgtgtcagatttcaaaaaaactttacagcgaaaacacactttgcaataatctgagtacggcgctcggtcaggaaaccaaacccgccattttgtggagtcaacaaaactcagaaaaagcattataaatattcacttacctttgatgatcttcattggaatgcactcccaggaatcccagttccacaataaatgttcatctgtttcgataaagtccatatatatgtcaaaatacctcctttttgttcgcgcgttcggtcgagtaatccaaaggcactgttcagacgaaaagtcaaaaaagttatattacagttcgtagaaacatggcaaacgatgtatagaatcaatctaggatgtttttatcataaatcttccataatattccaaccgggcaagtcctttgtcttcaaaaaagaaaaggaacatagCTAACTCTCTCGGGTGCGCgcaccactgagctcatgtcattttctcagtcatcttaTTCCAaaacctcttattctctccccattcacagtagaagcatgaaacaacgttctaaagactgttgacatctagtggaagtcttTGGAAGTGCAAAATAACCCCAAAGACACTGTATACttgataggcaatcacttgaaaaactacaaacctcagatttccacacttcctggttggatttttctcaggtttttgcctgccatatgagttctgttatactcacagacatcattcaaacagttttagaaacgtcagtgttttctatccaaatctactaataatatgcatatcctacattctgggcctgagtagcaggcagtttactacgggcacgcttttcatccggacgtcaaaatactttcccctatcccaaagaagttttaacaatcctccaaacgagcttcaatgccatacaacactccacacgtggcctccaactgctcttaaacgctagtagaaCTAAATGTatactcttcaaccgatcgctgcccgcacccgcccgtccagcatcactactctggacgtttctgacttagaatatgtggacaactataaatacctaggtgtctggctagactgtaaactctccttccaggctaatattaagcatttccaatccaaaattaaatctagaatcggcttcctatttcgcaacaaagcctctttcactcacgctgccaaacataccctcgtaaaactgactatcctacagatcctttactttggcgatgtcattttcaaaatagcctccaacactactcagcaaactggatgcagtctaacacagtgccatccgttttgtcaccaaagccccatataccacccaccactgcgacctgtatgctctcgtcggctggccctcgctacatattcgtcgccaaacccactggctccaggtcatctataagtctttgctaggccgccttaactcagctcactggtcaccatagcaacacccacccatagcactccctccagaaggtatatctcactggtcgtccccaaagccaacacctactttggccgcatttccttccagttctctgctgccaatcactggaacgaattgcaaacatttctgaagtTGGAAACttatctccctcattaactttaagcatcagatatctgagcagcttaccgatcgctgcagctgtacacagcccatctgtaaatagcccatccaactgcctacctcatccccatgtttttatttactttttctgctcttttgcacaccagtatttctacttgcacatcatcatctgcacatctatcactccagtgttaatttgttaaattgtaattactcttctgctactatggcctatttattgccttacctccgtactccatttgcacacactgtatatagattttttattgtgttattgactgtacgtttgtttatcccacgtgtaactgttgtttttgtcccactgctttgctttatcttggccaggtcacagttgtaaatgagaacttgttctcaactggcctacctggttaaataaatgtgaaataaaaaaatagaatcttaactttattgacaacaaccaaatggatactgtcattaacgcggttcttcaataattacacataattcataatactgtagcaaacatttatattaaacaggacattcaaacgagccttacaattataatccaaagtagtgtgaaatgtactcataagcaacctggaaatggaggttactcccctgagtttccccccattcacattcagaatacattgtgaaaaactaaaatcttttctcaccatttttgctccaggcagatatggtacatccataactaccggtttcctcattagcagggaggagtttctgcaatcaaattgccctcgtgccgcaattttagcaaacacagaaaggggcctatattggagaccaaaagtcgtctggcacactgtttagagtttcaacaacatgaatatcttatttctagcctacaatcatcgatgttactactaatgtgaaaacaagacaaaatatgactatttttgctcattttaagacaattgtcaaataattttaacattcattacagatgtaaattattgtataacatcatggcaacgctgttggcatcaccttttacagtggatttctgctgttgtgggcctttaatcatctgtctgactttgttgttcacacaggagagatacttaactatcgtaaatcctctggggagcctcaacaacctcgtgatgctgaagaggcagagaagagtctctccagatcagaacacctcaataaacaccagcagagatccacagggaagagaactcactgctgctctgactgtgggaagagattcacctcatcatcaGGCATTataattcatcagagaatccacacaggagagaaaccttatatctgtgatcaatgtgggaagacttttGGTCGATCTGaaaatctgacagtgcaccagagaatacacacaggagagaaaccttatagctgtgatcaatgtgggaagagttttggtggatctagagagctgacagtgcaccagagaatacacacaggagagaaaccttatagctgtgatcaatgtgggaagagttttactacatctagccatttgacattacaccagagaacacacacaggagagaaaccttatatctgtgatcaatgtgagaagagttttggtcaatctggacagctgacagtgcaccagagaacacacacaggagagaaaccttatagctgtgatcaatgtgggaagagatatactttatctggctctctgactatacaccagagaacacacacaggagagaaaccttttatctgtggtcagtgtgggaagagttttggtcgatctggctctctgactctacaccagagaacacacacaggagagaaattgcatagctgtggtcaatgtgggaagagttttgctgcatctagcactctgactcgacacaagagaacacacacaggagagaaaccttatagctgtggtcaatgtgggaagagttttaataCATCTGGCAatctgactatacaccagagaacacacacaggagataaaccttatagctgtggtcaatgtgagaaaagttttggtcaatctagccatctgacagtgcaccagagaagacacacaggagagaaaccttatagctgtactcaatgtgggaagagttttgttcaatctagccagctcacattacaccagagaacacacacaggagagaaatcttatagctgtggtcaatgtggaaagagttttgctgcatgtagcattctgactctacaccagagaatacacacaggagaaaaatattttagctgtggtcaatgtgggaagagttttgttcaatctggccatctgactcgacaccagagaacacacacaggagagaaagcttATAGCTGTGactagagataatctgataaaagtacatacatgaaggagttgtttcatgatatcaatgaattaatgtcacaatgtagaatgttttaacattgtagtaggagtattttaatgatgtcacaatgtagaagcctaaacgtttgtcccctgttctattgatttcagcatgatatggatattagcctcagggggggaaatccaggctctgaattgaaagagtactatttatgtgatttaacaaaaagtgactaacaaaaaaagagttgtgttatacttaccacgttggtgacccacttgaatcaaaatgcaacacttcaaaatgtatctagctgttttctacaaattgtcctctaaccagggatgtacacattattcccagattccgtgtggtttttgagctgttagttttaataggatgtgcaacctcatctccctcctctctcccgcctctcgcacaaatgattttagcatgatattgatgagttatgacaaataagtgttccATTGTtcagcgacccctaaatttaaatgcatcactccaaaatgtagctgactgtcttctgcaggttgtcctctaaccagtgaggtaacagatatctcccatttccatgtgttttgtttagttgtgttagtttcaacagcacaaaCAACCTGATTTTCCCCCTaattgatatcagtgatttattgctacttgtcaaaactacagtgtttctggtgcttgtgcagtttataaggtgcttgtttaaaaaaaaaagtaatatgattattgtggcagatgtttgtgtatatagcacattttatgttgaagttttcaatttatcccaaactgtttctgcatattggttattgatttggacatgttaaaactgtgttttgacattggggctatcccacctagcaaaatgtcattgaaaatactttgaaaataagactatgcaaccaaatatttcatatttacatttcatgtaacatttagtaatgattattattattagcatgtggtaaggacaacttggttgctgattgtctcaagggtagGCAGTCAAaatatttgtgttttgcgtttaaccAGTGTGTTACCattgatcacaatttattttgacacgTTTTTCCGTGTTTGATATtagttttatctcttattcttatccatattttttttaaactgcactgctgtttaggggctcgtaagtaagcatttcactgtaaggtctacacatgtattcagcgcatgtgactaatacaatttgatttgagttttgtttgggctcgttccaaggggacgagagttcttgaaggaaaaaggagaaaaaaataatacgattgtatattattatttagaaatacgtgtttttttcttgttttaatgtttgactgccagtagacaccatgtttatattgtagaaggtgaagcattgtagttgattataatgtaaAATGGTAGTTGTTTTCTAGTCacttgtacaactgaaatgtgtcttgggtgcactgattggtgtcacctcgttagtcagtatgtgttacacctgtgctggcttgtccatctcgttagtgggaaggtgtttcacctgagctggtccaggttctatttaagagtgtctggcccagtgctccagttgtcttgatacatgtggagagtcaacacctttagttgctccacctttttggtttgcttcctgtctttaagtttggtgtgggtttttcttttgtttgcctcttcttgggcagatttagagggtctcatggtgggtgtcttttaggtcccagttgttgttactagtcaattTTCAGTGGACActcccatagtgtctttcagaacccctcctaaaaaacaagctcatattttggcttggatgttgcatccaataaatgttttaatcaaagtaatttccttagaatgttcattagtctttcagttgttagtcttctgttttttatcctcttatgtttgtgtactaaatatttctgtttattttcatagttttttcctgtgaagcccttgtgttgcatccatgtctgacatgtgctgtataaataaagcttgatttgatttgaacatattgcaaaacaaATTAACCGAATGACcaaccaatcaacagactcttggtaCAGGTCCACCAAGCCTGTTGAAGGattggtaaacaccacccccggctctaccaggggcttgaggtggtctcccacagctctgcttatgtcatgttctttGGCCtcgctgttccatttcttgactgccc includes the following:
- the LOC106578622 gene encoding zinc finger protein OZF-like, translating into MSSLNYSPHVKEEEVCWTEKEALGLNIVVKEEKEEEDVTVKQEVEGEAVTVKEEEDAFRVKEDEDVTVKEEEVKEEDAVFRVKEEEGEMTVTLEEDEDEEDETGYLGPVSQRHVKASNGSNDEQALINTREILNYRKSSGEPQQPRDAEEAEKSLSRSEHLNKHQQRSTGKRTHCCSDCGKRFTSSSGIIIHQRIHTGEKPYICDQCGKTFGRSENLTVHQRIHTGEKPYSCDQCGKSFGGSRELTVHQRIHTGEKPYSCDQCGKSFTTSSHLTLHQRTHTGEKPYICDQCEKSFGQSGQLTVHQRTHTGEKPYSCDQCGKRYTLSGSLTIHQRTHTGEKPFICGQCGKSFGRSGSLTLHQRTHTGEKLHSCGQCGKSFAASSTLTRHKRTHTGEKPYSCGQCGKSFNTSGNLTIHQRTHTGDKPYSCGQCEKSFGQSSHLTVHQRRHTGEKPYSCTQCGKSFVQSSQLTLHQRTHTGEKSYSCGQCGKSFAACSILTLHQRIHTGEKYFSCGQCGKSFVQSGHLTRHQRTHTGEKAYSCD